Part of the Calditrichota bacterium genome, GCTTGGCGTCTTTGGGAACCTGGTGACACCGTTCAGCACCGGCGGCCATGTAGCCATCGTCTACATTCTCCGCCAGCAGCGACTTCCTTCAGGTAGGGGAGCATCCGTGGTGCTCACCCGGTTGCTTGCAAGCGGCGTCTTCGTACTCTCAGGAGCGATTCTCTCGCTACTGTCGTTTGGACACCTCGTCACCCAAGAGCCGGCCATCCGTCGCGTTATGCTGGCGACAGGCATAGTCTTCTTGGCGCTGTGCGCACTGGCGGTCGCCGCGCTTCTCAATCCGCGCGTCTTGGCGGGTCTTGGCGCGGTCTCAGGGAGGGTGTTGAGCAGGATTGGCATGCTGCGGCGAAGGAGGCGTTTCCAGCAGCGGGTCAACCGGCATGTGCTTCATGCCCGCAACAGTTTTCGGCGCTTCTTCAGTGCGCACGCCGCACTTTTGGGCTGGGCCCTTCTTTGCAGTGCTTCCTTCTACGTCACACAAGTGCTCCTCCTTTGGGCCGTGCTGCGTGCGCTCTCCCTGCCGACGAGCCTTTTGCAAGGCTTGGCGCTCAGCGCTCTCCTCATCTTCCTGCTCTCGTTCCTGCCTACGCCAGGTGGTTCCGGACTCGGCGAGGCCCTGTTCGTGCTCGTCTACTCGGCGGCAGTCCCCACTCATCTGCTGGGTGTGGCAGTCGTGCTCTGGCGCGTCTTTTACCAATACCTGCCTGCCGCCATGGGAGCGGTAGTGGCGGCTTCTCATTCAGGCGCACTGTTTTCACAAGAAGGAAATGCTCGATCAGGCTGAGGGGTGTGTCTCATCCAGCTCCATCGCCAGGCGGAGCTGACGCGCCAAAGTGAGGCGTTGCAGGAGGGCGAGCAGCACCGTCCAGAGATTGAACGGCACGCAGATTACCCAGAAAACGAGGTCCAGGCGATTGAACAGACCGGCCAGCAGGAACACCGTGAGGTGGCCCGTGGAGCCGATGAGCGTCCAACAGCGCACCAGCAGTCGGTTGTGCCGGCGGTAGTCAGCGCGGAATCGCTCCTTGACCGCACTCGTCACGCCGCTTTCTGCCTGATACCATTCCAGATAGCCACCGTAGCCCTTCGGCTGCGCCAGATTGGTGAGCGCGCGCTCGAACTGGTAGAAGCCGATATAGAGGGTGAGGAGAACCCGGTGGATTCTCGCCATACAGCTATGGCCTAACCCATCCCGCTGGGCGCGTAACTTGGCTATTGGCTCAAGCTTCTCGTGGTAGGACGGAATGGCGTAGAAGATGAGCTCGTTCTTGAAATAGTCAAAAAACGTGATGTGGACTATCACACTCAGTCCGGCCAGAGCAGCGTACGTCCACCACCAGGTAGCAGCGCCGGATTGTCTCGCCATCACAGTTGCTACACCGGCAAAGATTGCCACATAGACGACCATATCCGCCAGCCCATCCAAGGTCTTCCCCAGCCGGGAACTCGTGCCGCGCAGACGCGCCAACTGCCCGTCGGTGCAATCCAGCACGTTGGCAATCATCAGGAAGAGCGTGCCCAAGAGGGCGCTGCTGCGCGTCCCTTGGGCAAACTGGTAGCCGGAGGCCACACCCGCGAGCATCGCCACCAGCGTCACCATGTTGGGGGTAATCGGGAGAGGGCGCAGAAGGAGCGCAAGTACGAAGGCCAGCGGGCGGTTCACGAACAGGTCAAGCGGCTCCTCGGTCTCCACTGGTTTGAGGGAGCGGAAAAGAAGCTCACGGATCCTCATCGTAGTTGCTCGGCCCACCTCCTGCGGATGATGAAACTTCTAAGACGGAAGCCTTTGCCCTTGGGTGCGGTCCTGGCCGAGGACTTTGCGCACCGCAGCACTTACCAGGGCGATGGGCGCCCCACGAACCACATAACGGCTCAGCAGCGAAACGGGCACACGCGGTGCTTTGCTGACTGCAAGGACCGCCCGGCGCAGCATCAAGGCGTTAACGGTGCGCAGC contains:
- a CDS encoding CDP-alcohol phosphatidyltransferase family protein; translated protein: MRIRELLFRSLKPVETEEPLDLFVNRPLAFVLALLLRPLPITPNMVTLVAMLAGVASGYQFAQGTRSSALLGTLFLMIANVLDCTDGQLARLRGTSSRLGKTLDGLADMVVYVAIFAGVATVMARQSGAATWWWTYAALAGLSVIVHITFFDYFKNELIFYAIPSYHEKLEPIAKLRAQRDGLGHSCMARIHRVLLTLYIGFYQFERALTNLAQPKGYGGYLEWYQAESGVTSAVKERFRADYRRHNRLLVRCWTLIGSTGHLTVFLLAGLFNRLDLVFWVICVPFNLWTVLLALLQRLTLARQLRLAMELDETHPSA
- a CDS encoding flippase-like domain-containing protein yields the protein MGFPRYLRRLLLSLTLSLAAVVLIFVFTGSHRTIAALAELKPSYIGLLLLLSLAGIALDGARILFLVRAADGAISFWQGCKLGVLGVFGNLVTPFSTGGHVAIVYILRQQRLPSGRGASVVLTRLLASGVFVLSGAILSLLSFGHLVTQEPAIRRVMLATGIVFLALCALAVAALLNPRVLAGLGAVSGRVLSRIGMLRRRRRFQQRVNRHVLHARNSFRRFFSAHAALLGWALLCSASFYVTQVLLLWAVLRALSLPTSLLQGLALSALLIFLLSFLPTPGGSGLGEALFVLVYSAAVPTHLLGVAVVLWRVFYQYLPAAMGAVVAASHSGALFSQEGNARSG